From Halotia branconii CENA392, the proteins below share one genomic window:
- the rfbD gene encoding dTDP-4-dehydrorhamnose reductase gives MKILLTGVTGQVGWELQRTLMTLGEVISVGRSQLNLAQPNTIRYIIREVQPNLIINPAAYTVVDKAESEPELAMTINGIAPGIMAEEAKRLGAAIIHYSTDYVFDGAKTTPYTESDQPNPQNTYGKTKLAAEQAIASVGVPHLILRTSWVYGLRGKNFLLTMRKLALEKEEIKVVNDQIGAPTWSRVIAEATAQILSQARQDVSSFFAEKAGVYHLTASGETNWYEFAQAIFTYDVQYDERKLQRLIAIKSKDYSTVASRPAYSLLNSQKLTNNFGLILPDWQRSLKLVLVMNK, from the coding sequence ATGAAAATCCTCCTCACAGGTGTTACTGGACAGGTGGGTTGGGAATTGCAACGCACTTTGATGACTTTAGGTGAAGTAATTTCTGTAGGACGCAGCCAGCTAAATTTAGCTCAACCAAATACTATTCGCTATATTATTCGAGAAGTTCAACCGAATTTGATTATTAATCCCGCTGCTTACACGGTGGTAGATAAAGCCGAATCGGAACCAGAATTAGCAATGACCATTAATGGTATTGCTCCTGGTATCATGGCTGAGGAAGCAAAGCGATTGGGTGCAGCGATAATTCACTATTCTACAGATTATGTATTTGATGGCGCAAAGACCACACCCTACACAGAATCAGATCAACCTAACCCACAGAATACCTACGGTAAAACTAAACTAGCAGCAGAACAGGCGATCGCATCTGTAGGAGTACCACATTTAATTTTACGCACTAGTTGGGTATATGGGTTGCGAGGTAAAAATTTTTTACTGACTATGCGAAAGCTAGCTTTAGAGAAAGAAGAAATTAAAGTTGTTAATGACCAAATTGGCGCACCTACTTGGAGTCGTGTAATTGCTGAAGCTACAGCACAGATTTTATCTCAAGCTCGACAGGATGTATCTAGTTTTTTTGCTGAAAAAGCTGGAGTTTATCACTTAACAGCCAGTGGAGAAACTAACTGGTATGAATTTGCTCAAGCAATATTTACCTATGATGTCCAATATGATGAGCGCAAGTTACAGAGATTGATAGCAATTAAATCTAAAGATTATTCTACAGTAGCCAGTAGACCAGCGTATTCTTTGTTAAATAGTCAAAAGTTGACTAATAATTTTGGGTTGATTTTACCAGATTGGCAAAGAAGTTTGAAGTTAGTTTTGGTTATGAATAAATAA
- a CDS encoding sugar transferase, with amino-acid sequence MTAQSSLLSGKRGLRQDARTSTRTFLKRGQKTKMPRVKPKGLSFQGLNGEFAKRLFDITFSLFVLILFFPVYLILALLIALSSKGPIFYVQKRVGKNYRLFNCIKFRTMVSNADEVLVQMMETSPQLRQEFESSFKLKQDPRITKIGRFLRITSLDEFPQFWNVLKGDMSVVGPRPLVAEELPKYGCHIEQILTIRPGITGLWQVSGRNDIPYPRRVQIDLHYVKFRNFWLDLWIMLKTIDVVIIPKNNGAY; translated from the coding sequence ATGACTGCCCAGAGCTCACTCCTCTCCGGCAAGCGAGGCCTACGGCAAGACGCTAGAACGTCTACGCGTACTTTCTTAAAGCGTGGTCAAAAAACAAAAATGCCCAGAGTCAAACCCAAAGGTTTGTCTTTTCAGGGCTTAAACGGAGAGTTTGCTAAGCGACTATTCGATATAACGTTTTCGCTGTTCGTATTAATTTTGTTCTTCCCCGTCTACTTAATCTTGGCCTTGCTAATTGCTTTGAGTTCAAAAGGCCCGATTTTTTATGTCCAAAAACGGGTGGGTAAAAACTACAGGCTATTTAATTGTATTAAATTCCGAACAATGGTGAGCAATGCGGATGAGGTTCTAGTACAAATGATGGAAACATCGCCCCAGTTGCGACAAGAATTTGAGAGCAGTTTTAAGCTCAAACAAGACCCCCGTATTACAAAAATTGGTCGATTTTTACGAATTACTAGCTTGGACGAATTTCCCCAGTTCTGGAACGTTTTAAAAGGGGACATGAGTGTTGTTGGGCCACGCCCTCTAGTAGCAGAAGAATTACCAAAATATGGTTGTCACATCGAGCAGATTTTAACAATTCGACCAGGAATCACTGGATTGTGGCAAGTTTCGGGACGTAATGACATTCCTTACCCCCGAAGAGTCCAAATAGACTTGCATTACGTCAAGTTTAGGAATTTTTGGCTCGATTTATGGATCATGTTAAAAACGATTGATGTAGTTATTATCCCTAAAAATAACGGAGCGTACTAA
- the rfbB gene encoding dTDP-glucose 4,6-dehydratase, translated as MLTALITGGAGFIGANFILLARNNQWLNVINLDKLTYASNLQNLAELQNDNYYHLVQGDIGNIELVTYLLEQYQPNAIINFAAESHVDRSILNPQKFIQTNVLGTFYLLEASRFYWQKLSSQRQQQFRFLHVSTDEVYGSLNLKDPAFREDTPYAPNSPYAASKAASDHFVRAYYHTYGLPTLTTNCSNNYGMRQFPEKLIPLTILNAIDGKPLPIYGDGQNIRDWLYVIDHCKAIYLVLQQGKMGETYNIGGLNEQTNLSVVEKICAILDELVPKPDFSYSSLMTFVKDRPGHDRRYAIDCNKIKRDLGWQPQENFDSGLLKTVQWYLNNFDWVNQVRSGAYQNWLKQNYENRKS; from the coding sequence ATGCTCACAGCATTAATTACAGGAGGCGCAGGTTTTATCGGTGCTAACTTTATTCTTTTAGCCAGAAATAACCAATGGTTAAATGTAATTAATTTAGACAAATTGACTTATGCAAGTAACCTACAAAATTTAGCAGAACTCCAAAATGATAATTATTACCATCTTGTACAAGGAGATATTGGCAATATTGAGTTAGTAACTTATTTACTAGAACAATATCAACCAAATGCAATTATTAATTTTGCTGCGGAAAGCCATGTTGATCGTTCTATCTTAAATCCGCAAAAGTTTATCCAGACTAATGTTTTAGGAACATTTTATTTACTAGAAGCAAGCAGGTTTTACTGGCAAAAACTATCTTCACAACGACAACAGCAATTTCGCTTTTTACATGTCTCAACAGATGAAGTTTACGGCTCACTTAACCTAAAAGACCCAGCCTTCCGAGAAGATACACCTTATGCACCTAATAGTCCTTATGCAGCATCTAAAGCAGCATCTGACCATTTTGTACGAGCCTACTATCACACTTACGGACTGCCCACTTTAACAACAAATTGCTCCAATAATTATGGAATGCGCCAGTTTCCAGAAAAATTAATTCCTTTGACTATTCTCAATGCTATAGATGGTAAACCTTTACCTATATATGGAGACGGGCAAAATATCCGAGATTGGCTTTATGTTATTGACCACTGTAAAGCTATCTATTTGGTTCTACAACAGGGCAAAATGGGTGAAACTTACAATATTGGTGGTCTGAATGAACAAACCAATTTAAGTGTAGTAGAAAAAATCTGTGCCATCCTAGATGAGTTGGTTCCTAAACCTGATTTTAGTTACTCTTCTTTGATGACTTTTGTTAAAGACCGTCCTGGTCATGACCGAAGATATGCCATTGATTGTAATAAAATCAAGCGTGATTTAGGTTGGCAACCTCAAGAAAATTTTGACAGTGGTTTATTAAAGACAGTTCAGTGGTATCTCAATAACTTTGATTGGGTAAATCAGGTACGCTCAGGAGCTTACCAAAACTGGCTAAAACAAAACTATGAAAACAGAAAATCTTAG
- a CDS encoding Uma2 family endonuclease: MYQTDPPRPAKEALPTMYDLPSENPEEPGLPDEFHAFQPQLLRDTFSPPDYQPEQVFVASDLNLYYDPHHPLWYKRPDWFAAVGVSRLYEQRDLRLSYVIWQEGVAPFVMVELLSPGTEKEDLGQTLQEVNQPLTKWEVYERILRVPYYIVFNRYTDKLQAFQLVADRYSGLNLITPRIWMPSLQLGLGIWQGAYQGIERLWLRWYDAEENWVPTPVERESQRAERLAQSYENWELIQTNS; this comes from the coding sequence ATGTATCAAACAGACCCTCCCCGCCCTGCGAAAGAAGCCTTACCTACAATGTATGATCTTCCCAGCGAGAACCCTGAGGAACCTGGCTTGCCTGACGAATTTCACGCTTTCCAACCCCAACTCTTGCGCGATACGTTTTCTCCACCCGACTATCAACCAGAGCAGGTATTTGTTGCCAGTGACTTAAACCTCTACTATGATCCTCATCATCCACTATGGTACAAACGCCCAGACTGGTTTGCGGCTGTGGGAGTATCTCGCCTTTATGAACAACGAGATTTGCGTCTGAGTTATGTGATTTGGCAAGAAGGCGTTGCTCCCTTCGTTATGGTAGAGTTGCTGTCTCCTGGGACAGAAAAAGAAGACTTGGGGCAAACTCTACAGGAAGTTAACCAACCCCTAACAAAATGGGAAGTTTATGAACGAATTTTGCGAGTTCCATATTACATTGTATTTAATCGCTACACTGATAAATTACAAGCTTTCCAGCTAGTTGCAGACCGCTACAGTGGGTTGAATCTGATTACACCACGGATATGGATGCCTAGTCTGCAACTAGGGTTAGGAATATGGCAAGGTGCTTACCAAGGAATTGAGCGATTGTGGTTGCGCTGGTACGATGCAGAGGAAAATTGGGTTCCTACTCCAGTAGAACGGGAAAGCCAAAGGGCTGAGAGATTAGCGCAAAGTTACGAGAATTGGGAATTGATCCAAACTAATTCGTAA
- the rfbC gene encoding dTDP-4-dehydrorhamnose 3,5-epimerase — protein MNIIQTEIADILVIEPHVFKDDRGFFYESYNERVFLEKVDITEHFVQDNHSYSTKNVLRGLHYQIQQPQGKLIRVVSGAVFDVAVDLRKSSSTFGQWIGTNLTAENKRQLWIPTGFAHGFLVLSAYAEVLYKTTNYYAPQHERTILWNDPNLAIAWPIQTKPILSAKDQIAKLLPDAEVFA, from the coding sequence ATGAATATTATACAGACAGAGATTGCTGATATACTAGTGATTGAACCGCATGTATTTAAAGATGATCGCGGTTTTTTTTATGAAAGCTACAACGAAAGAGTTTTTCTAGAAAAAGTAGATATTACTGAACATTTTGTCCAAGATAATCACTCTTATTCTACCAAAAATGTATTACGTGGTTTGCACTATCAAATTCAGCAACCTCAAGGTAAATTAATACGAGTAGTATCAGGTGCAGTTTTTGATGTGGCTGTGGACTTGAGAAAAAGTTCCTCTACTTTTGGTCAATGGATAGGTACAAATCTCACTGCTGAAAATAAAAGACAACTATGGATACCAACAGGCTTTGCTCATGGTTTTTTAGTACTCTCAGCTTATGCTGAAGTTTTGTATAAAACGACAAACTACTATGCACCACAGCATGAACGTACTATATTATGGAACGATCCTAATTTAGCGATCGCTTGGCCAATTCAAACAAAACCCATACTTTCTGCTAAAGATCAAATTGCTAAGTTGCTACCAGACGCAGAGGTGTTTGCATGA
- a CDS encoding NAD-dependent epimerase/dehydratase family protein has translation MRILIMGGTRFIGVYLTQLLVEKGHEVVLFNRGNRPIPSLQGVGQIIGDRTDPTQLKEKLSSENFDAIFDNNGRELTDTQPLAEIFQDRLQHFVYMSSAGVYLKSDQMPHIEGDAVDPQSRHKGKHETEAYLNEQGLPFTSIRPTYIYGPRNYNDLESWFFDRIVRDRPIPIPGNGLHITQLGHVKDLATAMTQVLGNQQAIKQIYNVSGDRYVTFNGLARACAVAAGKSPDAIKIVNYDPKKFDFGKRKAFPMRVQHFFASVNKAQTQLNWQPEYDLISGLNDALENDYLATGQDKAEVDFSIDEEILKAV, from the coding sequence ATGCGAATTTTAATTATGGGTGGTACTAGGTTCATTGGTGTTTACCTAACGCAACTGTTGGTGGAAAAAGGACATGAAGTAGTGCTGTTCAATCGTGGTAATCGTCCTATACCTTCTTTACAGGGGGTAGGACAAATTATAGGCGATCGCACTGACCCCACCCAGCTAAAAGAAAAATTATCTTCAGAAAATTTTGATGCTATTTTCGACAACAATGGCCGAGAACTGACAGATACTCAACCATTGGCAGAAATTTTTCAAGACCGCTTGCAACACTTTGTTTACATGAGTTCTGCGGGAGTGTATCTCAAATCTGACCAAATGCCCCACATCGAAGGGGATGCAGTAGATCCTCAAAGTCGCCATAAGGGTAAGCATGAAACGGAAGCTTACTTGAATGAACAAGGACTGCCATTTACTTCGATTCGCCCAACGTATATTTACGGGCCGCGTAATTATAATGACTTAGAAAGCTGGTTTTTTGACAGAATTGTGCGCGATCGCCCAATTCCTATTCCTGGGAATGGATTACATATTACTCAGCTAGGACATGTCAAAGATTTAGCCACAGCCATGACTCAAGTTTTAGGCAATCAGCAGGCGATAAAACAAATTTATAATGTTTCAGGCGATCGCTATGTCACTTTTAATGGTTTAGCCCGTGCTTGTGCTGTAGCTGCTGGCAAATCACCCGATGCTATCAAAATTGTTAACTACGACCCGAAAAAATTTGATTTTGGTAAGCGTAAGGCTTTTCCAATGCGGGTGCAGCATTTCTTCGCCTCAGTAAATAAGGCTCAAACACAGTTAAATTGGCAGCCTGAATATGATTTGATTTCTGGGCTTAACGATGCCTTGGAAAATGATTATTTAGCAACTGGGCAAGATAAAGCTGAGGTAGATTTCTCTATTGATGAAGAGATTTTAAAAGCTGTTTAG
- the rfbA gene encoding glucose-1-phosphate thymidylyltransferase RfbA — MKGIILAGGFGTRLYPLTHVISKQLMPVYDKPMIYYPLSVLMLAGIREILIISTPNDLPLFQRLLHDGSQWGLKFSYIAQLKPEGLAQAFILGKYFIANEPVCLILGDNIFYGHGLTEVLNRAAKLSHGGLVFGYQVKDPRQYGVIEFNASGYVIGIEEKPIIPKSKYVIPGIYFYDAQVVEIADSLKPSNRNELEITDLNLVYLQRGQLQVELLGRGYAWLDTGTHEFLHQASSFIQTLEERQGLKIACIEEIAYYQGYIDSCQLQYLAESMAKSSYGQYLMQVLENEQMLPTISPSNIKESSTDHSLQLL, encoded by the coding sequence ATGAAAGGTATTATCTTGGCTGGCGGTTTTGGAACTCGTCTTTATCCATTAACTCATGTTATTAGTAAGCAACTAATGCCTGTTTATGACAAACCAATGATTTATTATCCTTTGTCTGTCTTAATGTTGGCAGGTATTCGGGAGATTTTAATTATTTCTACACCTAACGACTTACCATTATTTCAAAGACTGTTGCATGATGGTAGTCAGTGGGGTTTAAAGTTTAGTTATATTGCCCAACTAAAACCTGAAGGTTTAGCTCAAGCCTTTATTCTAGGCAAATATTTTATTGCTAACGAGCCAGTATGCTTAATTTTAGGTGACAACATTTTTTATGGACATGGTTTAACAGAAGTATTAAATCGGGCTGCCAAATTGAGCCACGGTGGATTAGTATTTGGCTATCAAGTGAAAGATCCTCGACAATATGGGGTAATCGAATTTAACGCATCCGGTTATGTAATCGGTATAGAAGAAAAACCTATAATTCCTAAATCTAAATACGTGATTCCTGGTATTTACTTTTATGATGCCCAAGTTGTAGAAATCGCTGATAGTCTCAAACCTTCTAATCGCAATGAGTTAGAAATTACCGATCTAAACTTAGTTTATTTGCAGCGTGGTCAACTGCAAGTAGAACTTTTAGGAAGAGGATACGCTTGGTTAGATACTGGTACTCACGAATTTCTACACCAAGCAAGTAGTTTTATTCAAACTTTAGAAGAACGACAAGGATTAAAAATAGCTTGTATAGAAGAAATTGCTTATTATCAAGGATATATTGATTCTTGCCAACTCCAATATTTAGCTGAATCTATGGCAAAAAGTAGCTATGGTCAATATCTCATGCAAGTTTTAGAAAATGAGCAAATGTTACCGACAATATCACCGTCAAATATCAAGGAATCGTCTACTGATCATAGTTTACAACTTTTATAG
- a CDS encoding glycosyltransferase: protein MPLKYALVHEWLTPKATGGSELVVQEILNHVDADLYALIDFESSNRESYLYQRQIGTTFLQHLPNARNGVQKYLPLLPLAIEQLDLRQYDIILSSSHAVAKGVLTTPEQLHICYCHSPMRYAWDLTFDYLRHSKLGNSVAGWITRYLLHRLRQWDVLSANRVDYFVANSQHTARRIWRCYRREATVIYPPVNVEAFPFFSQKEDFYLTVSRLVSYKQVSLIVKAFNQLQRPLVIIGTGGEMKKIRKISNSNIQILGWQPDDVVKKYMARARAFVYAACEDFGIALVEAQACGTPVIAYGAGGALETVRDLRSNVDTGTGIFFKTQTEAALVEAVEKFELYQNSINPEYLRSHAAQFSPQIFAQRYLDFINNCQEKRPSHLERS, encoded by the coding sequence GTGCCCTTGAAATACGCTCTGGTTCATGAGTGGCTGACACCTAAGGCCACTGGAGGTTCAGAACTAGTTGTACAAGAAATTCTGAATCATGTTGATGCCGATTTATACGCCCTGATTGACTTTGAATCCAGCAATCGTGAAAGTTATTTATATCAACGTCAGATTGGCACAACATTTCTTCAACACTTGCCTAATGCTCGTAATGGTGTCCAAAAATATCTACCTTTATTGCCGCTGGCGATTGAACAACTAGATTTGCGACAATATGACATCATTTTGTCTTCATCCCACGCTGTAGCTAAAGGAGTCTTGACCACTCCAGAACAGTTGCATATTTGTTACTGTCACAGCCCCATGCGCTATGCCTGGGATTTAACCTTTGATTATCTACGCCACAGCAAACTAGGCAATAGTGTAGCTGGATGGATAACTCGGTATTTGCTGCATCGTCTGCGCCAGTGGGATGTATTGAGTGCGAACCGTGTTGATTACTTTGTGGCCAATTCGCAGCATACAGCCCGTCGCATTTGGCGCTGCTATCGGCGAGAAGCAACAGTCATCTATCCACCAGTGAATGTTGAGGCATTTCCTTTTTTTTCTCAAAAGGAGGATTTTTACCTGACAGTTTCCCGGTTAGTGAGTTATAAGCAGGTATCTCTAATTGTCAAAGCTTTCAATCAATTGCAACGACCATTGGTGATTATTGGTACAGGAGGGGAAATGAAAAAGATTCGTAAGATATCTAACTCTAACATCCAAATACTGGGATGGCAGCCTGATGATGTGGTAAAAAAATATATGGCCAGAGCCAGGGCATTTGTGTATGCAGCTTGTGAAGATTTTGGCATTGCCTTAGTGGAAGCACAAGCTTGTGGTACTCCGGTGATTGCCTATGGTGCAGGGGGCGCTTTAGAAACTGTGCGAGATCTGCGCTCTAATGTAGATACAGGGACAGGCATATTTTTTAAGACTCAAACAGAAGCAGCTTTAGTGGAGGCAGTAGAAAAATTTGAATTGTATCAAAATTCGATTAATCCTGAGTATTTGCGATCGCACGCTGCCCAGTTTTCGCCGCAAATCTTTGCACAGCGCTATCTGGACTTTATAAACAATTGCCAAGAAAAAAGACCATCACATCTAGAAAGGTCTTGA